The genomic interval ACAGATGTCTAACTTCAGACAACCCTCAGTCTCACCTGTGGGATGATTGGGTTATATAAGACACATGTGATAGCATGAAAATGTGTGAAAACAATGCAGATTTTATACAAAAGTTATTAAAAGGTACTGCGAAAATCCGGAAAGGGCGTCGCAAAGATGAAACAGTATTTTCAAGAAATAGGACAAAAATTATGGTTTAACCTTTTTGCAATAATCTTAGGACTTGTCTTATTCATCATTTACTTATTATTTGATAGACCCTATCTCTGGTTGGGATTTTTATTTTCCATTTTAATCATCATTCCAGCTGGTTATCGTATTTGGAAGTATAAGAAATAATAAAAGTCTTCGCTCACACATTTCTAGCGAAGACTTTTATTGATTTATTATTCATGTTCACTACGTTCTTTGCTTAATGCTTTACGCATTTGCTGACGTGAACCATACGTACTTTCTCGTACCAATTTTTCGTTGCGCATACCTGCGCCGATTGCACCGGCTATTGTTGAAATAGAAGCTGCGAACCATGCGATAAAGATATATAGAGAAAATGGTGCAGCATGTTTCAACTCTAATTGTCGACCTAAGAATCCTGACGGTAGAAGTATCAATGCGGCAATAATGTAAAGTAAAACTAAAACAATGTAATATATCAGTACAGAAGTACCTAACGTAGTTAATGTGGTCATGTTATATAAACGTGTAATTTTATGGTTGGCACTATGTTTAGTAGATTCCCATAAGTTATGCGCTAAGATAATCCAAGCAATCATGCCGATAATCGCAAATAAGGATAACATAGTTAGTCTTCCTGCTGAAAAGGTGTTGCCGAGTTGCCACATGGTCGAGAAAATCATTCCAGATGCTCCTGTGGTGAAAGCAATTGCGATGACGCTGTTCATACTTTGCATTAGGCGTAGCGGGTTATTTGCAAAAGTCATGCCGCTTAGTAAACGTAAATTCCCGCTTATTTTTGAAGCAACGATATAACGTATATGCATCGTATGCGTTTCATCAGCAAAAGTACGAATTTTTCTTAAGTTGGAAAATGGGAAGATATCTCGATATTCTTTTTGGCGTTCTTCATCGTCTTTTTCAGCAGTTCCGTTCTGAGCATGATCACTAAATTGCACATTAATTTCATGAATGACTGTCACGATTGTTTTCTCTAAACGTTTAGTTAAAGGACGCCAACCATAAGCAGGAATAGATATCATACTTGCACCATTCTCTTCGTTGATATCAACCGCGATGACAGATTCATTATCATGAAATAACGGTAAATCAGTTAAACTGATAATATAATTCCAATTATAACGATCTAAATAATCTTCTGTTTTTTGATAAGCTTTTTCAGCATCTTCTGCTGACCCAGTCAAAGCATCTACCACAACTTCAATTTTCCATTTATATTGAGATGAAATATATTTTGATAATAAATCCGGCAAGTCATAGACCATTTTATGTGATAATTTATTGGCTATGCCAGGAGCTGCTACAATTCCAACCACTAATTGTTCCAAATTTTAGCCTCCTTTCTGTGTATTTTTATTTTGTTCTGAATCAGAAGAGTAGTATTTCGTTGACTCCCATTCTTTAGCTTCTTCATAACGGACACGTTGACGATAAGAATAAGTCATATCTCTTATTTTATCTTCATTCTCTACGGAAGCACCTAAGGCTCCAGCTAAGAAGCCGAGAGAAGTAAGGAACCAAGTGAGATATAAGAACTGACTCCAACTTCTTATACCTTGATTAGAAGTCATCATATTATATAAATCATTCGGTACAAAAAGTGCGACACTTATCATCAAGAGCGCAAACAAAATCATGTAACTAATTGCGATGATTATAAGCAAAGTCAGTACAGTTGTAATGTTATAAACAGTGCGATATGTGCGTGTAGTAAGTGAAGTAGAAGTTTCCCATAGTCCATGCGCATACATTATCCAAAGCGACATACCGCCAACTGCTAAAATTGTCATCAGTATAAAGCGTAAATTAGAGAATTCGATACTCATTTGCCATGGAGTAGAAAAGATTGTGAGGTACGTAGCTGTCGCAAAAGACAGAGAAATGATTTTTTTGAAATTCGGTATCTCTTTCCATGGTTCATTAGCACGCGTCATACCAAAAAGTAAAAATATCCAACTGATAATTAACGGTTTAAGTATAAAACGTGTAGTTGTATTGGATTCTGAGGTTTCATCGCCATCTTTTTGCTCCGAAGAGGTTTCCATATCGTTATCTTGTTTTTGATCTAAAGGTGCTGCTTCAGGTTTGATACGTGTAATCCAAGATAAATTCAATTTGTGTTGTTGCTGCCCTTCGTCTTGATGTTGCGAACGATAAATACTTTCTGAAAAATAAAGTAAGCATTGCTTTAACTTTTTACGTAAGTTCATCCAACCTAAAGCAGGCAAAGATATTATCGCAGTTGAATGTGTTTCATCCAAATTACCGACGATAATACGACGATTTGAGACGATTGGAAGATCAGTAACTACAATTCCGTAATCCCAGTTGTGTTCTTGTTTTACATTTTGCGCCGCATCTAAACTTTTATTAACATCTTCAGCTGAACCAATCAAAGGATCGGTAGTGACATGAAAATGCCATTCAGCATCGGTATCTAATTCTTGATTCAAAATGGTCGGTAATGATTCAACAACTTTATTTGATAAGCGTTCTGGAAATCCAGGTGCGGCTATAATACCTACTTTAAAAGACGCCATTTCGCAACCTCCTTTCTATATTAATGGAAAATTCACGACTTATAATTTAAATTTAATTTGAATACAAGTCAAATATCATATGCATTTAAATTCCCCATGTTAGTTATTTAAAAACCTCGTAGAAAATGAGGTTGAGTGTAAAATATAAGTTGTGTAAAATATTAAATAAATACAATGAGTGCCAACAAAGTAAGGGGATTTCATCATGAAAAAACATCAATTCATATCACTGGTATTAGGATTTATAGTAATATTAGCAAGTTGTGGAAAAACAGATGACCAAGAGAAAGAAAATCATTCAAAAAAAGAAACAGAAGTGCATCAAAAAACAAAAACAAATAAGGAAACAGATTCAGAAAAACAATCTTCAGAAGCTTCCAAACAAAAAGAAAATCAAAAGCAAGATAATCAAGATAGTACTGAAGATCAAAAACAAGAAACACAAAAGAATACACCTCTGTCTGATGAAGAAATTAAAAAAGAAGTTGCGATGATGTTGCTAAGTCCGCAATTGAAAAAGCAATTCATTAATGGACGACAATTATTGGAAGGACAATATCCTGGAACTTGGGGAGTAGAACAAGGCAAACCGTATGAAGTGATTCTTGAAGCGAATGAATACAGATTGTCTGATGGGAGATCGATGCCGCCAATTTATGGTGGACCAGAAGGAATGCGTTATTTTGAGGCCAGTCCTCCAAGCGGATCTTTTGCAACGATAGTAGGCGTGAGTAGAGAATATGTATGTATCATAGCTACGCAAAGTGCTATTAACAATTACGAGGAGGCGCTCAACAGCGGGACTTCCCAACAATTCAGAGTTCAAGATTTAAAACAAAATATTACTAACCAAGCAGAGATTAATCAAGTAATGAATAAAATCACTCTAGGTAATAATGAGTTTTTAAAGCCAAAACGTATAGATGAATAATAGATGGAAAGAAATGGACAGAGGTTCATTTCTTTTTTTGTTAAACAACAAAAAGTGTTATTTTATTATGACTGTTGTTTGTTTCTTTTTAATGAAAAATTTCTTTTGAGATTATTTAGACTTAAAATAATTTGAAAAATTTGAACAAACCACTTTTATGTTACTCAAATATATATTATCATTAATATGTAACATAATTTAATTTTGCTCACAAAGGGTACGTTAAAAGATGAGAAAAAGGAATGAAGAAATATGGAATGTGTATTGCCGATAAAAGACAAAATGCATATTGAAGCAATGTATCGTGTTTTAAAACAACATAGCCAGCGTGACTATTTATTATTGAATTTCGCGATACATACGGGTGTTAAATTAAGTACATTGCTTAACCTCCGCGTAGTTGACATTTTGAATTCGGAGTATAAAGAAAACAAAAATCAAACATTTCAAAACATAACACCGAAGATGATTATTAAGTCTTGGACGAACTCACAATTTCCTGAAATTGTCGTACCGCTTTCTGATGCTTTACGCAAAGCTTTGACTGATTATATCTTGGATAATGAATACATGGTTCAAGATTTTCTTTTTCAATCGAGCAGAACAAAGAAACAGTTATCACGACAACAAGCATATCGAATCATTCATCAAGCAGCGGAAGAAATTGAACTTTCACATATCGGTTTGCAGTCTTTACGTAAAACATTTGCTTATCATGCCTATAAAGCAGGAACACCGATTACAGTGATTCAAAAGTATCTTGGTCATCAGTCGTTAGCTGAAACGATTAGGTTTATCGATATACCAAGTGTGGCTAAAACCATTGAAATCCACTTAGATATTTAATCTCATTTTTTAATAGCAACCTCGCAGCGTTATCGTTATTGCATTTTTCACTTTTAGCATTACAAGTCAATATATAGAAAGGAGTTAACTTCATTATGAGTCTTATATGGCTGCTCATTTTTGTTGTCGCCATCATGTCAGTGATTTTGGCAACGAATATAAAAACAAAAAAATTCAGCACCTTACAGACTGATGTTCAATCTGAGAATACAGTAGAAACTTCTACACAAAAATCTATCAAACCTTTTGCCCGTTTCTCAGGTTGGATTGCTCTCATTGCCCCTGTTGTCAGCGCAATATATTTTGTCTTTAAGATTAATCAAACCGCTGAAAGTAAAATCACCTCGATTTCATTACCATGGATGCCAGTTATTGATTTAGATTTCGCATTCCGACTTGACGGTTTATCGATGATATTTGCACTGTTAATCACTTTAATAGGTACAGGTGTTGTATTATATGCCAATGCTTATTTATCAAAGGAACATGACGACTTACCAAGATTCTATTTTTATTTAATTTTATTTATGTTCGCCATGCTCGGTGTTGTGTTAGCAGATAATACAATATTGCTGTACGTATTTTGGGAATTGACAAGTATCGCCTCATTCTTGCTTATTTCTTATTGGTATAACCGAAAAGCTAGTCAAAATGGTGCGCTGAAGTCTTTCTTGATTACTGTATTCGGCGGCATGTTCATGCTAATTGGTTTCATTATTATTTATAGTATCGCTAAAACAAATACAATTTCTGAGTTAGTAACACAGACAGATACTTTAAGTGCCTCACCATGGTTTCCATTTGCTGTAGTTTGTATATTGATCGGCGCATTTACAAAATCAGCTCAATTTCCGTTTCATATTTGGCTTCCTGATGCGATGGAAGCCCCTACACCAGTCAGTGCTTATCTGCATTCAGCCACAATGGTGAAAGCAGGATTATATCTTTTATTTCGATTTACTCCTATCTTAAGTTACGCCCCTTGGGTTGGTTATATCGTGATTACAGTAGGGATTATAACGCTGGCAGTGGGCTCATTTGTTGCTGTTGGTCAACGAGATTTAAAAGCATTATTAGCTTATTCAACGATTAGTCAGCTTGGTATGATTATGTCTATGGTTGGGTTTGGAATGTTGACTTATAGTCTTCATCATTCATTTGTAGAATTTTTCGTAATCAGTCTCTTTGCAGGACTTTTCCATCTTATCAACCATGCTTTATTTAAGAGTGTATTATTTATGGGAGTCGGGATTATTGATCATGAGACTGGTACACGCAACTTGGCAAAGCTAGGCGGATTACGCAAGTTATTGCCTGTTACTGCAACAATTATGACAATCAGTGCAATGGCTATGGCAGGATTGCCTTTCTTCAATGGTTTTTTATCCAAAGAAATGTTCTTTACAACTTTAGTGAATGGACGAAAATTACCGATTGATGACCAAATATTTATGAGTATTATGTTAGTTGTTGCAATCGGTGCAAGTGTACTGACGTTTGTTTATAGCTTGCGCATGATAAAAGATACCTTCTTCGGACCATTAAATAAAGAAAAGTTGCCGCATATACCTGGCCATGAGCCTATCAGTATGTATATTGCACCGGTTATTATCGTGTGCGGCTTACCGTTATTTTTCATCATACCGAATGTTTTGGGTAAATATCTTATTACTCCAGCTCTGCGAGATATCAACCATACTGCAGTTGTAGAGAAATATGTCCCTCATGTAGCAGCATGGCATGGATTTACGGCTGAACTAGGTATAACACTCATTATTTATACGATAGGCATTTTGTTATTATGGCGTTCGCGCTGGATGAAAGTATATAACCGAATTCCTTCAATTCTTTCAATTAATTCACTTTATAATGCAATGTTGAAGTGGAGTGAAGGTTTCAGCCGACGTAATATGCAAACAATGATGAATAATAAACTAAATCAATATTTACATGTTATTTATCTGATGTTTTTTGGAATGCTGGCATATGGATTTATTAAAGTAGGTTGGATTCCGATAAAAGGATTTGAAATAACGCCATTTACGTGGTTTGAAATTCTAGTATTGGTAAACATCATTATTCTTTCAGCAGCTTTACTTTATATTCGAGAACGAATGGCGATGGTTATTTTAAATGGTGTCATCGGTTATTCTATTGCGATTGTCTTTATCTTGATGAAAGCACCTGATTTAGCCATGACACAATTGGTGATAGAAACAATTACGACAATTTTATTTTTACTGGTGTTCCATCATTTACCAAATGTCCAAAGAGATAAAGTTCTTTGGGGGAGAGAAGCGGTTAAACTCATTATTGCATTCTTAATGGCGCTTTTCGTAATGACTTTTGTAGTGATTGCATTGCAAGATCCTCCATTCCAGAAAATTTCAAGATTTTATGAAGATAGTTACGATTTAGCCGGTTCAAAAAATATTGTTAATGCCATTTTAGGAGATTTCCGTGCACTCGATACGATGCTAGAAGGTATTGTGATTATGATTGTCGGTCTTGGTATCTTTGCTTTAGTTAAATTCAAAATCAGAAAGGATGAGTCCAATGAAAGAAAATGATATTGTTCTGGAAACCATATCGAAAGTAGCTGTGTTTATCATTTTGACATTCGGTGCTTATATATTTTTAGCAGGTCATGATAATCCAGGCGGCGGCTTTATCGGCGGACTTGTTTTCAGTTCTGCATTCATACTGATGTTTTTAGCCTTTGATGTACAAAAAGTAGTAAAGTCGCTTCCGATTGACTTTCGTGCTGTGACGATATCAGGTTGTTTGCTTTCTATTGCAACTGCAGTGACACCGATATTTTTTGGGCACCCATTACTTTCTCATGAAGATGTTTATGTGACAGTACCTTTATTAGAAAAAATACATCTATCAAGTGTCACTATTTTTGAATTTGGTATTTTATTAACAGTAGTAGGCGCAGTCACAACAATAATGCTCGCGATAAGTGGTGATAAAAGTTGAATACGATACTCATTATAATTATAGGAATTTTAACTTTTGCAGGAACGTATATGATTTTATCTAAAAACCTGATTCGTATTGTCCTTGGTACTGCAATTTACACACATGTTGCGAATTTAGTAATTTTAGCAATGAGCGGTTTTAACGGGAAAAATGTGCCGATTATAAATGGAGAAGGAAAGAATTACGTAGATCCGTTACCGCAAGCATTAATTTTAACTGCGATTGTAATCGGTTTTGCTGTGACTGCTTTCTTGCTTGTGTTAGTTTATAGAACCTATAAAGTGACGCGTGTAAATAGAATAGAGGCCTTGCGCGGTGAGGATGATGATGTAGATGAATAATTTATTATTAATACCATTACTCGTCCCACTTGTCACTGGTCTGGTACTTTTCTTCTTTAAAGAACGTTTAATGGTCACACGTCGTATCGCAATTACAATGTTGGTGATTACAACTGCAGTTTCTGTGTATTTGTTGGTTCATGTATTTAATCATCAAACATTAGTAATTAACTTTGGTAACTGGCAGCCGCCGTTCGGTATTCAATTTGTAGGCGATACGCTAGGACTCATTTTTACAACTATCGCAAACTTTGTCGTGACTGTTATTATCTATTTCGGTTTCGGTAAAAAAGAACATCTTGCCAATCGTTATTTCTTACCTTCTTTCATTCTATTTATGTTAACAGGTGTGAATGGCAGTTTCTTAACAGCAGATATTTTCAACTTATATGTCATGTTTGAAATTATGCTAATCTCATCTTTTGTTCTGCTTACACTCGGACAAACTGTTGAACAGCTGCGTGCTAGTGTCATTTATGTTGTGATGAATGTGGTCAGTTCTTGGTTTTTCTTAATCGGAATTGCTTATTTATATGGAACACTCGGCACGTTGAATTTCGGACATTTAGCAATGCGTATTGCTGAAAGCAATCAAACACCTGCAATGACAATGGTCGCAATTATAATGATTTTTGTCTTTGGAGGCAAAGCAGCCTTAGTCATGTTTATGTGGTTGCCTAAAGCTTATGCTGCTTTGAATACTGAACTAGCAGCATTGTTCGCAGGTTTAATGACTAAAGTAGGTATTTATGCTTTGATTCGAGTGATGACATTGCTTTTTGACCAGCAACCAGATATTACACATCAGCTCATGTATTATATGGCTGTCATCACTATGATTATTGGAGCGGTTGGTGTATTAGGCTACGAAGACGTGAAGAAAATTGCTGCTTATCAAGTCATCTTATCTATAGGATTTTCAGTATTAGGATTAAGTGCTTTGAATGAAACAGGTGTAACGGGCGCTATCTTTTATGCTGGGCATGACATGATTATCAAAACGTTACTATTTTTAGTTTTAGGTGTCTTCGTTGTTCAATGCGGATCTCGAAGTTATAAAAACATGGGCGGTTTGATTCATGTACATCCAAGTTTAGGTATCATCTTTTTTATACTGACATTGTCAATTGGAGGCGTACCGCCATTCAGCGGCTTCCCGGGTAAAGTTCTTATTATTCAAGGCGCAATGGAAAAAGGTTATGTGACAGGTGTTATTGTTTTAGTGATTACAAGTATTATTGCGATGTACAGTTTGCTGCGTATCTTCTTTGTGATGTACTTTGGACAAGAAAATGTACCTCAAGTGAAAAATACACCTTTAGCCATGCATAAAATTGTCGCAATGATGTTTTTAACTGCTGCAACTATTTTCATGGGTGTCTGCGGAGAATGGTTCTTAGATTTTGCACGCCAAGCAGCTGAATTTAATTTGCACCCGAGTGAGTATATTAAATCAGTTATTCCTGATGTGAAAGTGGAGGTGGACTAATGTTAGCGCAATTAACGTTAAATATTTTAATCGCATTTTTATGGACTTTGTTCCAAGATGAAGATAAATTTCAT from Staphylococcus condimenti carries:
- a CDS encoding monovalent cation/H+ antiporter subunit B — translated: MKENDIVLETISKVAVFIILTFGAYIFLAGHDNPGGGFIGGLVFSSAFILMFLAFDVQKVVKSLPIDFRAVTISGCLLSIATAVTPIFFGHPLLSHEDVYVTVPLLEKIHLSSVTIFEFGILLTVVGAVTTIMLAISGDKS
- a CDS encoding Na+/H+ antiporter subunit D, producing the protein MNNLLLIPLLVPLVTGLVLFFFKERLMVTRRIAITMLVITTAVSVYLLVHVFNHQTLVINFGNWQPPFGIQFVGDTLGLIFTTIANFVVTVIIYFGFGKKEHLANRYFLPSFILFMLTGVNGSFLTADIFNLYVMFEIMLISSFVLLTLGQTVEQLRASVIYVVMNVVSSWFFLIGIAYLYGTLGTLNFGHLAMRIAESNQTPAMTMVAIIMIFVFGGKAALVMFMWLPKAYAALNTELAALFAGLMTKVGIYALIRVMTLLFDQQPDITHQLMYYMAVITMIIGAVGVLGYEDVKKIAAYQVILSIGFSVLGLSALNETGVTGAIFYAGHDMIIKTLLFLVLGVFVVQCGSRSYKNMGGLIHVHPSLGIIFFILTLSIGGVPPFSGFPGKVLIIQGAMEKGYVTGVIVLVITSIIAMYSLLRIFFVMYFGQENVPQVKNTPLAMHKIVAMMFLTAATIFMGVCGEWFLDFARQAAEFNLHPSEYIKSVIPDVKVEVD
- a CDS encoding tyrosine-type recombinase/integrase; translated protein: MECVLPIKDKMHIEAMYRVLKQHSQRDYLLLNFAIHTGVKLSTLLNLRVVDILNSEYKENKNQTFQNITPKMIIKSWTNSQFPEIVVPLSDALRKALTDYILDNEYMVQDFLFQSSRTKKQLSRQQAYRIIHQAAEEIELSHIGLQSLRKTFAYHAYKAGTPITVIQKYLGHQSLAETIRFIDIPSVAKTIEIHLDI
- a CDS encoding Na(+)/H(+) antiporter subunit C; protein product: MNTILIIIIGILTFAGTYMILSKNLIRIVLGTAIYTHVANLVILAMSGFNGKNVPIINGEGKNYVDPLPQALILTAIVIGFAVTAFLLVLVYRTYKVTRVNRIEALRGEDDDVDE
- a CDS encoding 5,10-methylene-tetrahydrofolate dehydrogenase is translated as MEQLVVGIVAAPGIANKLSHKMVYDLPDLLSKYISSQYKWKIEVVVDALTGSAEDAEKAYQKTEDYLDRYNWNYIISLTDLPLFHDNESVIAVDINEENGASMISIPAYGWRPLTKRLEKTIVTVIHEINVQFSDHAQNGTAEKDDEERQKEYRDIFPFSNLRKIRTFADETHTMHIRYIVASKISGNLRLLSGMTFANNPLRLMQSMNSVIAIAFTTGASGMIFSTMWQLGNTFSAGRLTMLSLFAIIGMIAWIILAHNLWESTKHSANHKITRLYNMTTLTTLGTSVLIYYIVLVLLYIIAALILLPSGFLGRQLELKHAAPFSLYIFIAWFAASISTIAGAIGAGMRNEKLVRESTYGSRQQMRKALSKERSEHE
- a CDS encoding DUF4040 family protein; amino-acid sequence: MSLIWLLIFVVAIMSVILATNIKTKKFSTLQTDVQSENTVETSTQKSIKPFARFSGWIALIAPVVSAIYFVFKINQTAESKITSISLPWMPVIDLDFAFRLDGLSMIFALLITLIGTGVVLYANAYLSKEHDDLPRFYFYLILFMFAMLGVVLADNTILLYVFWELTSIASFLLISYWYNRKASQNGALKSFLITVFGGMFMLIGFIIIYSIAKTNTISELVTQTDTLSASPWFPFAVVCILIGAFTKSAQFPFHIWLPDAMEAPTPVSAYLHSATMVKAGLYLLFRFTPILSYAPWVGYIVITVGIITLAVGSFVAVGQRDLKALLAYSTISQLGMIMSMVGFGMLTYSLHHSFVEFFVISLFAGLFHLINHALFKSVLFMGVGIIDHETGTRNLAKLGGLRKLLPVTATIMTISAMAMAGLPFFNGFLSKEMFFTTLVNGRKLPIDDQIFMSIMLVVAIGASVLTFVYSLRMIKDTFFGPLNKEKLPHIPGHEPISMYIAPVIIVCGLPLFFIIPNVLGKYLITPALRDINHTAVVEKYVPHVAAWHGFTAELGITLIIYTIGILLLWRSRWMKVYNRIPSILSINSLYNAMLKWSEGFSRRNMQTMMNNKLNQYLHVIYLMFFGMLAYGFIKVGWIPIKGFEITPFTWFEILVLVNIIILSAALLYIRERMAMVILNGVIGYSIAIVFILMKAPDLAMTQLVIETITTILFLLVFHHLPNVQRDKVLWGREAVKLIIAFLMALFVMTFVVIALQDPPFQKISRFYEDSYDLAGSKNIVNAILGDFRALDTMLEGIVIMIVGLGIFALVKFKIRKDESNERK